One window of the Granulicella arctica genome contains the following:
- a CDS encoding endonuclease/exonuclease/phosphatase family protein — MPNLTVLSLNMQGVPASQIAAAILTIKPDIVALQEVPATSSFYAELSHGLKSSGDYAYTGPVREYPNPPPIIGRQYLDAQGSMKQIFVLYKQSVLQLSKKLGLVNFLNDANITAPRSVQEARGQGFAARPPAYCRFTMTATGESVGLFTWHAPTRVDAAHRAALDHFDDSFVLDQAVLKNHLTILAGDFNNDNLTNYFADFQQGIQHKFDYILGDQATSCADLSNGPHKGLLDSLCTKTQDHFAMGATFTF; from the coding sequence ATGCCAAACCTCACCGTGCTGTCTCTCAACATGCAGGGAGTTCCAGCGAGTCAGATTGCAGCGGCGATACTGACGATCAAACCAGATATTGTTGCGTTGCAGGAGGTACCCGCAACAAGTTCCTTCTATGCGGAGCTGAGCCATGGACTGAAGAGTTCGGGGGACTACGCATACACGGGACCAGTTCGGGAGTATCCGAACCCGCCACCAATTATTGGGCGCCAATACCTTGACGCACAGGGGTCTATGAAGCAGATCTTCGTGCTGTATAAGCAGAGCGTGCTGCAACTCAGTAAGAAGCTCGGGCTGGTGAACTTTCTGAACGACGCGAATATCACTGCTCCAAGAAGCGTGCAGGAGGCGCGTGGACAGGGTTTTGCCGCGAGGCCACCGGCTTACTGCAGGTTCACGATGACTGCTACGGGAGAGTCCGTTGGTTTGTTTACCTGGCATGCTCCGACACGGGTGGATGCTGCGCATCGAGCAGCGCTGGACCACTTTGACGATTCGTTCGTGCTGGACCAGGCAGTGCTGAAGAATCATCTGACGATCCTGGCTGGGGACTTCAATAATGACAATCTGACGAACTACTTTGCGGACTTCCAGCAGGGTATCCAGCACAAGTTTGATTACATTCTTGGAGATCAGGCGACTAGTTGTGCGGACCTATCCAACGGGCCACATAAGGGGCTGCTCGATAGTTTATGCACAAAGACGCAGGACCACTTTGCGATGGGTGCTACGTTTACTTTTTAG
- a CDS encoding DUF2171 domain-containing protein encodes MVDTTQISEHMEVVGSDGQHVGSVDNLGIKLTKKDPLANGQHHYIKLELVASIDGGKVVLNVPASEAISMEKEVEN; translated from the coding sequence ATGGTAGACACAACACAGATCAGCGAGCACATGGAAGTCGTCGGCTCCGACGGCCAGCACGTCGGCTCCGTCGACAATCTCGGCATCAAGCTCACCAAGAAGGACCCGCTCGCCAACGGCCAGCATCACTACATCAAACTCGAACTCGTCGCCTCAATCGACGGTGGCAAGGTAGTCCTCAACGTCCCCGCCTCCGAAGCAATCAGCATGGAAAAAGAAGTCGAGAACTAG
- a CDS encoding aminopeptidase: MSTAVAPVSPTFDFASLPFEEKLDRFAKVAVHVGLNLQAGQELLISASIEMLPLVRRITEHAYKAGALLVTTFYGDDETVLARYKYAQDGSFDHAAQWMADGIAAAFGGGAARLAIAGANPALLAGQDPAKVSRANIAGSKANKPAMELITRHAINWSIVAAATPAWAKLVFPGVSEDEAVSKLWDAIFTASRATSDDPVAAWKAHSRHLHGRVAYLNEKRFYSLRFHNESGTTDLTVGLADDHLWAGGGGEAGNGVFCNANIPTEECFTTPHKDRVDGFVKASKPLSHQGTLIENITCTFEGGKIVKATATAGEDALNRLIATDDGARRLGEVALVPHSSPIAQSGILFWSTLFDENAASHIALGQAYATCLKGGEHMDEATLAGLGANSSLIHVDWMIGSGEMNVDGVAADGSSEPLMRLGEWV, from the coding sequence ATGTCAACTGCCGTCGCTCCCGTGTCCCCCACATTCGACTTCGCCTCACTCCCCTTTGAAGAGAAGCTCGATCGATTTGCCAAGGTTGCTGTCCATGTTGGGCTGAATTTGCAGGCGGGACAGGAACTGCTGATCTCTGCGTCGATTGAGATGCTGCCGCTGGTGCGACGCATTACGGAGCATGCCTATAAGGCTGGCGCGCTGCTTGTGACCACTTTTTATGGGGATGACGAGACGGTGCTTGCGCGCTACAAGTATGCGCAGGATGGCTCGTTTGACCATGCCGCCCAGTGGATGGCAGACGGAATTGCGGCCGCGTTTGGTGGCGGGGCGGCGCGCCTGGCGATTGCCGGAGCGAATCCTGCGCTGCTGGCGGGACAGGACCCAGCGAAGGTTTCGCGGGCAAATATTGCAGGATCGAAGGCGAATAAGCCGGCGATGGAGTTGATTACGCGCCATGCGATCAACTGGTCGATTGTGGCTGCGGCTACCCCGGCGTGGGCCAAACTGGTGTTTCCAGGCGTGAGTGAGGACGAGGCAGTTTCGAAGCTCTGGGATGCGATCTTTACGGCTTCGCGGGCGACGTCTGACGACCCGGTTGCGGCCTGGAAGGCACATAGCCGGCATCTTCATGGTCGCGTCGCGTACCTCAATGAGAAGCGCTTCTACTCGCTTCGATTCCACAATGAGAGTGGGACGACGGACCTTACGGTTGGGCTGGCGGACGATCATCTCTGGGCGGGCGGCGGCGGCGAGGCCGGTAATGGAGTGTTCTGCAATGCGAATATCCCGACGGAAGAGTGCTTCACGACTCCGCATAAGGACAGGGTGGATGGCTTTGTGAAGGCGTCCAAACCGCTATCGCACCAGGGGACGCTGATTGAGAATATTACCTGCACGTTTGAGGGCGGGAAGATTGTGAAGGCTACGGCCACGGCTGGTGAGGATGCGCTGAATCGCCTGATCGCCACAGATGATGGTGCTCGACGGCTGGGGGAGGTGGCGCTGGTTCCCCACTCGTCGCCGATTGCGCAGAGTGGGATTCTGTTCTGGAGCACGTTGTTCGACGAGAATGCAGCCAGCCATATTGCGCTTGGCCAGGCTTATGCGACGTGCCTCAAGGGCGGAGAGCATATGGATGAGGCTACGCTGGCCGGACTGGGTGCTAATTCGAGCTTGATTCATGTGGACTGGATGATCGGTTCGGGCGAGATGAATGTGGATGGGGTCGCTGCGGATGGATCTTCTGAACCGCTTATGCGGCTTGGGGAGTGGGTCTAG
- a CDS encoding 4-hydroxy-tetrahydrodipicolinate reductase, which yields MRILVLGHGKTGKLVADVASERGHGVHVLDAKENKEAAALTAPFVAGFDAVIDFTAPEAVVQNMRACLATGAKMVVGTTGWYEKLSDMRGLAERRGGSLLYGTNFSIGVQVMLQIATTMGAALKGAGYDFRIAETHHLSKLDSPSGTAISLGEMVQAAAGIPEVPIEAVREGDVMGLHVLEAKSGSDRLILTHESFSRRGFAEGAVRAAEWLILQKTGCYDFRDVYTKLTS from the coding sequence ATGCGGATATTGGTGTTGGGGCATGGCAAGACTGGCAAGTTGGTCGCAGATGTTGCTTCGGAACGAGGGCACGGTGTCCATGTGCTGGACGCGAAGGAGAACAAAGAGGCCGCGGCATTAACGGCTCCGTTTGTGGCTGGGTTCGATGCGGTGATCGACTTTACAGCGCCTGAGGCCGTGGTCCAAAACATGCGGGCGTGCCTGGCTACCGGCGCGAAGATGGTTGTCGGCACGACGGGCTGGTACGAGAAGCTTTCCGACATGCGCGGACTGGCAGAACGACGCGGCGGCAGCCTGCTGTACGGTACGAATTTTTCGATTGGGGTGCAGGTAATGCTGCAGATCGCGACGACGATGGGCGCGGCCTTGAAGGGTGCGGGGTATGACTTTCGGATCGCGGAGACGCACCACCTGAGCAAGCTGGACTCGCCCTCGGGCACGGCGATCAGCCTGGGTGAGATGGTGCAGGCGGCGGCTGGCATTCCCGAGGTGCCGATTGAGGCGGTGCGTGAGGGCGATGTGATGGGGCTGCACGTGCTCGAGGCTAAGAGTGGTTCGGACCGGCTGATTCTGACGCATGAATCGTTCTCGCGGCGCGGGTTTGCCGAGGGGGCGGTGCGGGCAGCCGAGTGGCTGATTCTGCAGAAGACAGGCTGCTATGACTTTCGGGACGTCTACACAAAGTTGACCAGCTAG
- a CDS encoding GlsB/YeaQ/YmgE family stress response membrane protein — protein sequence MFHLLWVVLIGLIVGVIAKFILPGDNPGGFIATVLIGIVGSFLGTFIGRSIGHYGPDQSAGFLMSLLGALILLAIYHLLTRQKIR from the coding sequence ATGTTTCATCTTCTCTGGGTCGTCCTGATCGGCCTCATCGTAGGCGTCATCGCCAAGTTCATCCTCCCCGGCGACAACCCCGGCGGCTTCATCGCCACCGTCCTCATCGGCATTGTCGGCTCATTCCTTGGCACCTTCATCGGTCGATCCATCGGCCACTATGGCCCGGATCAGTCAGCAGGCTTCCTCATGTCCCTGCTGGGCGCACTCATTCTCCTCGCCATCTACCATCTCCTGACCCGACAAAAGATTCGCTGA
- the lysC gene encoding lysine-sensitive aspartokinase 3 — translation MSTPRGQLVVMKFGGTSVEDAKAMLRTAAIVEGRKRRGLQAIVVVSAMAKVTDMLLAASDAAGRGDKAGALALCARLRHRHIDTAAELLDGERFAGIQNLLSHEFDALDDLLRGISAVGELTPRTNDLVVSFGERLSSRMVAAALDQRGLSGVHVDARTCIITDDHYGKAVPQEAAIEQKLVEYVLPLLEAGSTPVMGGFIGSNAAGITTTLGRGGSDYTAALVGGGLHAGAIEIWTDVNGIMTTDPRICPDALRVKTISFEEAAELAYFGAKVLHPATILPAVQKSIPVWVLNSRNAENEGTKITALAPPCASPFKSIAAKKRLTIIDVVASRMLMSHGYLKAVFDVFDKYECAIDMVSTSEVSISLTVDSNQRLPEICAELSKIADVKYEGRKALVCLVGEDIRGHNGIAGRVFSAIGHVNVRMISQGASEINMSFMIEEDDVEEAIRSLHKVFFAQPDETVFDVAARVMTGAEV, via the coding sequence ATGAGCACACCGCGGGGACAGCTTGTCGTGATGAAGTTTGGCGGGACCTCGGTTGAAGATGCCAAGGCGATGCTGCGGACCGCGGCTATTGTCGAGGGTCGAAAGCGGCGCGGTCTGCAGGCTATCGTCGTGGTTTCGGCCATGGCGAAGGTGACGGATATGTTGCTCGCTGCCTCCGACGCCGCGGGCCGCGGTGACAAGGCTGGAGCTTTGGCGCTGTGTGCCCGGCTGCGGCATCGGCACATCGATACGGCGGCGGAGTTGCTGGATGGAGAGCGATTCGCCGGTATTCAGAACCTGCTGAGCCATGAATTCGACGCGCTGGATGACCTGCTGCGCGGCATCTCCGCCGTGGGTGAGTTGACACCACGTACCAACGATCTTGTGGTGAGCTTTGGCGAGCGGCTGTCGAGCCGGATGGTGGCTGCGGCGCTCGATCAGCGTGGGCTGAGCGGCGTGCATGTCGATGCGCGGACCTGCATCATTACGGACGATCATTATGGCAAGGCAGTTCCGCAAGAGGCTGCGATTGAGCAGAAGCTGGTTGAGTATGTGCTGCCGCTGCTTGAGGCGGGAAGCACTCCTGTGATGGGCGGCTTTATTGGGTCGAACGCGGCGGGCATTACGACGACGCTTGGACGCGGTGGGAGCGACTACACGGCGGCGCTGGTTGGCGGCGGGCTGCATGCCGGGGCGATTGAGATCTGGACAGACGTGAACGGGATTATGACGACCGATCCGCGGATCTGCCCGGATGCGCTGCGGGTGAAGACGATCAGCTTTGAAGAGGCGGCGGAGTTGGCGTACTTCGGCGCAAAGGTGCTGCACCCGGCGACGATTCTGCCTGCGGTGCAGAAGAGTATTCCGGTGTGGGTACTGAACTCGCGGAATGCGGAGAACGAGGGCACGAAGATTACAGCGCTTGCGCCTCCGTGTGCCAGCCCCTTTAAGAGCATTGCGGCGAAGAAGCGGCTGACGATCATCGATGTGGTGGCGAGCCGCATGCTGATGTCGCATGGCTATCTGAAGGCTGTGTTCGATGTGTTTGACAAGTATGAGTGCGCGATTGATATGGTGTCGACGAGCGAGGTGAGCATCTCGCTGACGGTGGACTCGAACCAGCGGTTGCCTGAGATCTGCGCGGAGTTGAGCAAGATTGCCGATGTGAAGTATGAGGGCCGGAAGGCGCTGGTGTGCCTGGTCGGTGAGGATATTCGCGGGCATAACGGGATCGCTGGTCGCGTCTTTTCGGCGATTGGGCATGTGAATGTGCGAATGATCTCGCAGGGTGCGAGCGAGATCAACATGAGCTTCATGATCGAAGAGGATGATGTGGAGGAGGCGATTCGCAGCCTGCACAAGGTCTTCTTCGCGCAACCGGATGAGACAGTGTTTGATGTGGCTGCACGCGTGATGACGGGCGCTGAGGTTTAG
- the asd gene encoding aspartate-semialdehyde dehydrogenase: protein MERRKVGILGATGMVGQRFIQLLSHHPWFEITWLAASDRSAGKTYGEACRWKLDTPLPAKIAAMTMQPNIPEGAVGELPHIIFAALDTDIARELEPKFAAAGCAVISNSSAFRMTADVPLVIPEVNVDHLAMIEAQSWRKESGGYIVTNPNCSAIGLVLALKPLQERFGIESMFVSTMQAISGAGYPGVASLDILGNVVPYIKNEEEKMQEEVQKLLGTLNGSHVEMLDAKVSAHCNRVAVEDGHTECVSIKFQKKATREEILAAWSEFAPLDSAHLPTAPDQPVEYDAGVDRPQPRLDRMRGGGMAAVVGRLRECPLLDWKFVVLSHNTIRGAAGAAVLNAEVLALMGKLDPLKKLAVA from the coding sequence ATGGAACGGCGTAAGGTTGGTATTCTCGGCGCGACCGGCATGGTCGGGCAGCGATTCATTCAGTTACTGAGCCACCATCCGTGGTTTGAGATCACCTGGCTTGCGGCCAGCGATCGTAGTGCCGGTAAGACCTACGGCGAAGCCTGCCGGTGGAAGCTCGATACGCCGTTGCCCGCTAAGATTGCGGCGATGACGATGCAGCCGAACATTCCCGAGGGTGCTGTTGGCGAGTTGCCGCACATCATCTTCGCGGCGCTGGATACGGATATCGCACGCGAGTTGGAGCCGAAGTTTGCGGCTGCCGGTTGCGCGGTGATTTCTAACTCGAGCGCGTTCCGGATGACGGCGGATGTGCCGCTGGTGATCCCCGAGGTGAACGTCGATCACCTGGCGATGATCGAGGCACAAAGCTGGCGCAAGGAGAGTGGCGGCTATATCGTCACGAACCCTAACTGCTCGGCGATTGGGCTGGTGCTGGCGTTGAAGCCGCTTCAGGAGCGCTTCGGGATCGAGAGCATGTTTGTGAGCACGATGCAGGCGATCAGCGGGGCGGGCTATCCGGGCGTGGCTTCGCTCGACATTCTGGGCAATGTGGTCCCGTACATCAAGAACGAAGAAGAGAAGATGCAGGAGGAGGTTCAGAAGCTCCTCGGCACGTTGAACGGCAGCCATGTGGAGATGCTGGATGCGAAGGTGAGTGCGCACTGCAATCGCGTCGCGGTCGAAGATGGTCATACGGAGTGTGTGAGCATCAAGTTCCAGAAGAAGGCGACTCGTGAGGAGATTCTTGCGGCGTGGAGCGAATTTGCGCCGCTCGATAGCGCGCACCTCCCCACTGCGCCTGACCAGCCTGTGGAGTACGACGCTGGTGTGGATCGGCCGCAGCCTCGGCTTGACCGGATGCGCGGTGGTGGAATGGCTGCCGTCGTTGGCCGGTTGCGTGAATGCCCACTGCTGGATTGGAAGTTTGTCGTGCTCTCGCACAATACGATCCGTGGGGCTGCTGGTGCGGCGGTATTGAATGCAGAGGTGCTGGCGCTGATGGGCAAGCTCGATCCGCTGAAGAAGCTGGCGGTCGCATGA